A single genomic interval of Methanobrevibacter oralis harbors:
- a CDS encoding RNase J family beta-CASP ribonuclease — protein sequence MSVEVIAIGGYEEVGKNMTAICIGEDVIIFDMGIHLDRISMHEDTDIDRMHSLDLIERGVIPDDTLMKDVDGKVKGIIFSHGHLDHIGAVAKLAHRYDAPLIGTPYTAALIEKQIKGERKFKVNNPIRALNPGSKLKLSKDITLEFVQSTHSIPQAVFPVLHTSEGIIVYALDFKFDNHQKVSPPPDYKRLRELGRKGVLALIVETTNAKNFDEVKTHSERVARNILEDVMEGPLYEKTGMIVTTFSSHVERVQAIADIAKKSHREIFFLGRSMERFCGIAQKQGILKLPKNATIYGSPKSINRALMKADEDRANYLLVTTGHQGEPDALLPRIASGKTPFNIKKGDNVIISAPIIPNPTNAANRHIMERRLKIKGARIYPNAHVSGHAGREDHREFLRMLKPQHIIPAHGDLSMLSAYGELAEEEGYRIGYDVHILRNAQAQVFKN from the coding sequence ATGAGCGTTGAAGTAATTGCAATAGGTGGATATGAAGAAGTCGGGAAAAACATGACTGCTATTTGTATTGGTGAAGATGTCATCATATTTGATATGGGTATCCATCTTGATAGGATTAGCATGCACGAAGATACAGATATTGATCGTATGCATAGCTTAGATTTGATTGAAAGGGGAGTTATTCCAGACGATACATTAATGAAAGATGTTGATGGTAAAGTTAAAGGAATAATATTTTCTCATGGACACTTAGATCATATAGGTGCTGTAGCTAAATTAGCTCACAGATATGATGCACCATTAATAGGGACACCTTATACTGCTGCATTAATTGAAAAACAAATTAAAGGAGAACGTAAATTTAAAGTTAACAATCCAATTAGGGCTTTAAATCCTGGAAGTAAATTGAAACTTTCTAAAGATATTACTTTAGAATTTGTCCAATCTACTCACAGTATTCCTCAAGCAGTATTTCCTGTTTTACATACTTCTGAGGGAATTATTGTTTATGCACTTGACTTTAAATTTGATAACCATCAAAAAGTATCTCCACCACCGGATTATAAACGTTTAAGGGAATTAGGAAGAAAAGGAGTACTTGCATTAATTGTTGAGACAACAAATGCTAAAAACTTTGACGAAGTAAAAACTCATTCAGAAAGAGTTGCACGCAACATTCTTGAAGATGTTATGGAAGGACCTTTATATGAAAAAACTGGTATGATTGTTACAACCTTTTCGTCTCATGTTGAAAGGGTTCAAGCTATTGCTGATATTGCTAAGAAAAGTCACAGGGAAATATTTTTCCTTGGAAGGTCTATGGAAAGATTCTGCGGTATTGCACAAAAACAAGGTATTTTAAAATTGCCAAAAAATGCAACTATTTATGGAAGTCCAAAATCAATTAATAGGGCTTTAATGAAGGCTGATGAAGATAGAGCTAACTATTTACTTGTAACTACTGGACACCAAGGTGAACCTGATGCGTTGCTTCCAAGGATAGCTAGTGGTAAAACTCCATTTAATATTAAAAAAGGAGATAATGTAATTATTTCAGCGCCTATTATTCCTAACCCAACTAATGCTGCTAATAGGCATATTATGGAAAGAAGATTGAAAATAAAAGGTGCAAGAATTTATCCTAATGCGCACGTTTCAGGACATGCAGGAAGAGAAGATCATAGAGAATTCTTACGCATGTTAAAACCGCAACATATTATTCCAGCACATGGAGATTTATCCATGCTTTCTGCTTACGGTGAATTAGCTGAAGAAGAAGGTTACAGAATTGGATATGATGTTCATATTTTAAGAAATGCACAAGCACAAGTTTTTAAAAATTAA
- a CDS encoding TrmB family transcriptional regulator — MDEDIDLLKRIGLTMYEATTYVKLTSLITATASEISEKSNIPSSKIYDVLKSLNRKNFITIEDGRPLIYHANSPVEVLSREKDKIDSEIDDSITRLTNIYENGMNQVQAPIWRIYGVEKIISKELEIIKRAKHTINMRIGFLFECEGEALIKAFKNRSDLNINILASPKCYINQSEIDIIDLFKEADINIYKADVPFVKVLISDSKEMLHTYTKFSEDKRNVLPNTAIGIWNKYEDIARNYDERFINQMKKIKKKDNLK, encoded by the coding sequence ATGGATGAAGATATAGACCTACTTAAAAGAATTGGACTGACAATGTATGAAGCAACGACATATGTAAAACTCACTTCATTAATCACAGCTACAGCAAGTGAAATTAGTGAAAAATCGAACATTCCTTCAAGCAAAATATATGATGTTTTGAAAAGCCTTAACCGAAAAAATTTTATCACAATCGAAGATGGCAGACCATTAATTTATCATGCAAACTCCCCAGTTGAAGTATTAAGTCGTGAAAAAGACAAAATTGATAGTGAAATTGATGATTCGATTACAAGACTAACTAATATTTATGAAAATGGAATGAATCAAGTCCAAGCTCCAATATGGAGAATATATGGTGTTGAAAAAATCATTTCAAAAGAATTAGAAATAATTAAACGAGCAAAACATACAATAAATATGAGGATAGGATTTTTATTTGAATGTGAAGGAGAAGCTCTTATTAAAGCTTTTAAAAATAGATCAGATTTAAATATTAATATTCTAGCTTCCCCTAAATGTTACATAAACCAGAGCGAAATTGATATTATAGATTTATTTAAAGAAGCTGACATTAATATTTACAAAGCAGATGTTCCATTTGTTAAAGTATTAATATCTGATTCAAAAGAAATGCTTCATACTTACACAAAGTTTTCTGAAGATAAAAGAAATGTTCTTCCAAATACTGCTATTGGAATCTGGAATAAATACGAAGATATAGCTAGAAATTATGATGAGAGATTTATAAATCAGATGAAAAAAATTAAAAAGAAAGATAATTTAAAATAA
- a CDS encoding zinc ribbon domain-containing protein produces MLKCKNCGLEIENGKFCPSCGCELLDEEVIEKSSVKDLDNSVIDAEIKKDFNNQEDDLEVNNESFNQEESKSCPSCGADMGDAKFCPSCGAKVEADDEGDINFCFNCGAEIGDAKFCPNCGSPVEDQKATLSCPSCGTEVGDAKFCPNCGHSMVNSGNSVKNTKYCTNCASEIDVNAVICPNCGVRVANLEEKSVGVAALLSIIFPGLGHLYVGLNNKCLTFIIAYIVSAILCVIIIGIVLVIIVWIWALVDIIKSTEAINEGKDVEDKLF; encoded by the coding sequence ATGCTTAAATGCAAAAATTGTGGTTTAGAAATAGAAAATGGAAAATTTTGTCCTAGTTGTGGATGTGAACTTTTAGATGAGGAAGTTATTGAAAAATCATCTGTTAAGGATTTAGATAACTCTGTAATTGATGCTGAAATAAAAAAAGATTTTAATAATCAAGAGGATGATTTGGAAGTAAATAACGAATCTTTTAATCAAGAAGAATCAAAGTCTTGCCCTTCCTGTGGTGCTGACATGGGTGATGCTAAATTTTGTCCTTCTTGTGGGGCTAAAGTAGAAGCTGATGATGAAGGAGATATTAATTTCTGTTTTAATTGTGGAGCTGAAATTGGGGATGCTAAATTTTGTCCTAATTGTGGATCACCTGTAGAAGACCAAAAAGCCACATTAAGTTGTCCATCTTGTGGAACTGAAGTGGGTGATGCTAAATTTTGTCCTAATTGTGGTCATTCGATGGTTAATTCGGGTAATTCTGTTAAAAATACTAAATATTGTACTAATTGTGCATCAGAAATTGATGTTAATGCAGTAATTTGCCCTAATTGTGGTGTTCGTGTTGCAAATCTAGAAGAAAAAAGTGTGGGAGTTGCAGCATTATTAAGCATAATATTTCCAGGTTTAGGTCATTTATATGTTGGATTAAATAATAAATGTTTAACATTTATTATTGCATATATTGTATCCGCTATTTTATGTGTAATAATTATTGGTATTGTTTTAGTAATAATTGTTTGGATCTGGGCTTTAGTAGATATTATTAAGTCAACAGAAGCAATAAATGAAGGTAAAGATGTTGAAGATAAATTATTTTAA
- the fni gene encoding type 2 isopentenyl-diphosphate Delta-isomerase: protein MISDRKLEHLLICENYDVEFKNKTTGFEDVELIHNVLPEIDKNEIDLSTSVFGKKLDSPLFITAITGGHPVAKNINKQLAIVADEKNIALGVGSQRAACEYPELEDTYTVVRDNAPDCLLVGNIGAPQLNLAEKAIEILDADILAIHLNPLQESIQPEGDLDARGYNGLISQITDAVNIPVLAKETGCGISAESAEMLVKSGIDFIDIEGAGGTSWAAVETYRAEDKYLGELFWDWGIPTAVSTVEVTNAVNVPVISSGGIRSGLEAAKAIALGADAVGMALPFLKNSNSQDHLIDFINKFNDSLRLAMFLVGANSIEELKQSKIVICGKTREWLNERGINTQNYSRR from the coding sequence ATGATTTCAGATAGAAAATTAGAGCATTTATTAATTTGTGAAAATTATGATGTCGAGTTTAAGAATAAAACTACTGGATTTGAAGATGTGGAGTTAATTCATAATGTTCTTCCAGAAATTGATAAAAATGAAATTGATTTATCCACATCAGTTTTTGGTAAAAAATTAGACTCACCTTTATTTATAACAGCTATTACCGGTGGTCATCCAGTTGCAAAAAATATCAATAAACAATTAGCTATTGTGGCTGATGAAAAAAATATTGCTTTAGGAGTAGGTTCTCAGCGTGCAGCTTGTGAATATCCTGAACTTGAGGATACTTATACTGTTGTTCGTGATAATGCTCCAGATTGTTTGTTAGTTGGAAATATTGGAGCACCTCAACTTAATTTAGCCGAAAAGGCTATTGAAATTTTAGATGCTGATATTTTAGCTATTCACTTAAATCCTCTTCAAGAATCTATTCAACCTGAAGGAGACTTAGATGCAAGAGGATATAATGGTTTAATTAGCCAAATAACAGATGCTGTAAATATTCCAGTACTTGCAAAAGAAACTGGTTGTGGAATATCAGCCGAATCAGCTGAGATGTTAGTTAAATCTGGAATTGATTTTATTGATATTGAAGGAGCTGGTGGTACTAGTTGGGCCGCTGTTGAAACTTATAGGGCAGAAGATAAATATTTAGGCGAATTGTTTTGGGATTGGGGAATTCCAACAGCTGTTAGTACGGTAGAAGTTACTAATGCTGTTAATGTTCCTGTTATTTCATCTGGAGGTATTCGTTCAGGTCTTGAAGCTGCTAAAGCTATTGCTCTTGGAGCTGATGCTGTGGGTATGGCATTACCATTTTTAAAGAATTCAAATTCTCAAGATCATTTAATAGATTTTATTAATAAATTCAATGATTCATTAAGACTTGCAATGTTTTTAGTTGGTGCAAATAGCATTGAAGAACTTAAACAATCAAAAATAGTGATATGTGGAAAAACAAGGGAGTGGCTTAATGAAAGAGGAATTAACACACAAAATTATTCAAGGAGATAA
- a CDS encoding hydrogenase iron-sulfur subunit: MADDIKIVGLLCNWCCYGGADTAGTARMQYPPNIRIIRVMCSGRINPSMVFKAFKEGADGVFVGGCHIGDCHYDAGNYKWSRRAKIVEDIIEEFGIDEERFRFEWISASEGEKFQKTMEEFHKTLSKLGPLELGL, encoded by the coding sequence GTGGCTGATGATATTAAAATTGTGGGTTTATTATGTAACTGGTGTTGTTATGGAGGTGCAGATACTGCAGGAACGGCTCGTATGCAATATCCACCAAATATAAGAATTATCAGAGTAATGTGCTCGGGAAGGATTAATCCATCTATGGTTTTCAAGGCATTTAAAGAAGGTGCTGATGGTGTATTTGTTGGAGGATGCCATATTGGAGATTGCCATTATGATGCAGGAAATTATAAATGGTCTCGTAGAGCAAAAATTGTAGAAGACATTATTGAAGAATTTGGTATTGATGAAGAAAGATTCCGTTTTGAATGGATTTCAGCTTCAGAAGGAGAAAAATTTCAAAAAACAATGGAAGAATTTCATAAAACTTTATCTAAATTAGGTCCATTAGAATTAGGACTATAA
- the idsA gene encoding short chain isoprenyl diphosphate synthase IdsA: MSDVKAVLGSYSTDIIKTIEEELSTITPNNLCEASLYLTKAGGKMLRPALTLITSEAIGGSSENALKSAAAIELIHTFSLIHDDIMDDDDMRRGMPSVHKVWGEDVAILAGDTLFSKAFEIIMSSNQQTNTPNQINQTLATLADACVKICEGQAFDMSFEDRFDVSEDEYMAMIFKKTGALIAAATKAGAIIGGASSEVIDAMYEYGRLIGLAFQIQDDYLDLVSDEETLGKPIGSDIAKGKMTIIAINGLANCDNSDRLLEILKDSNNSQDDVLEAIGILNDCGSIEYARNLAQENVMKAKQVLEILPDSSSKQTLADIANFVLERHS, encoded by the coding sequence ATGAGTGATGTTAAAGCGGTATTAGGGAGTTATTCAACTGATATTATTAAAACAATTGAAGAAGAATTATCTACTATTACTCCAAATAATCTTTGTGAAGCTTCTCTGTATTTAACTAAAGCTGGAGGTAAAATGCTTAGGCCAGCTTTAACTTTAATTACATCCGAAGCAATTGGAGGTTCTAGTGAAAATGCATTAAAATCTGCTGCAGCTATTGAATTAATCCATACTTTTTCACTTATTCATGATGATATCATGGATGATGATGACATGAGAAGAGGCATGCCTTCTGTTCATAAAGTATGGGGTGAGGATGTAGCTATTTTAGCTGGAGATACATTATTTTCAAAAGCTTTTGAAATAATCATGTCTTCAAATCAACAAACAAATACTCCTAATCAAATTAACCAAACATTAGCTACTCTTGCTGATGCTTGCGTTAAAATTTGTGAAGGTCAAGCTTTTGATATGAGTTTTGAAGACAGATTTGATGTTTCAGAAGATGAGTATATGGCTATGATTTTCAAGAAAACAGGCGCATTAATTGCTGCTGCTACTAAAGCTGGAGCTATTATTGGTGGAGCATCTAGTGAAGTCATTGATGCTATGTATGAATATGGAAGGTTAATTGGTCTTGCTTTCCAAATTCAAGATGATTATCTTGATTTAGTAAGTGATGAAGAAACTTTAGGTAAACCTATTGGTTCTGATATTGCTAAGGGTAAAATGACTATTATTGCAATTAATGGTTTAGCTAATTGTGATAATTCTGATAGATTACTTGAAATATTAAAAGATAGCAATAATTCACAAGATGATGTACTAGAAGCTATTGGTATTTTAAATGACTGTGGATCCATTGAATATGCAAGAAATCTTGCTCAAGAAAATGTGATGAAGGCTAAGCAAGTGCTTGAAATATTGCCTGATTCTTCAAGTAAACAAACACTTGCAGACATTGCAAATTTTGTTTTAGAAAGGCATTCTTAA
- a CDS encoding Coenzyme F420 hydrogenase/dehydrogenase, beta subunit C-terminal domain, producing MSFNYVLAKSKVSDIFGAGECGGAVTSIFKYLLDNEIVDGVLTLCAGEDIYDGVPTFITDSDDLISTAGSLHCAPTLIGDLISKHLFDKKVAVAVKPCDIRSIEELIKRHKINPDNVISIGLNCGGTVSPVTGRKMIETYYEVNPDDVVSEEIDKGQFIIELKDGSEKGIKIHDLEEKGLGRRKNCQRCDIKIPRKANIACGNWGAEDGWTFIEVNDEKGHEIINGAKGAGLIETKSPQEAAVEARSKVENIMIKLSKKQQNTAYPSAVDADYWNRCIKCYGCRDVCPICYCYNNCEIDKKYFKESGSIPPHPIEFQGIRLSHMGFSCVDCGQCEDVCPVDIPVSLIFDKMQKKYCDRTGYIAGVSDDKKPPLYSPEKGLL from the coding sequence ATGAGTTTTAATTATGTTTTAGCTAAATCTAAAGTCTCTGATATATTTGGCGCTGGAGAATGTGGTGGAGCAGTCACTAGTATTTTTAAATATTTACTAGATAATGAAATTGTCGATGGTGTTTTAACATTATGTGCTGGTGAAGATATTTATGATGGTGTTCCAACATTCATTACAGATTCTGATGATTTAATTTCAACAGCAGGTTCTCTTCATTGCGCTCCTACTTTAATTGGAGATTTAATAAGCAAACATTTATTTGATAAAAAAGTTGCCGTTGCTGTTAAACCATGTGATATTCGTTCAATCGAAGAGTTAATTAAACGTCATAAAATTAATCCAGATAATGTTATATCAATAGGCCTTAACTGTGGTGGAACAGTATCCCCAGTTACTGGTCGTAAAATGATTGAAACATATTATGAAGTTAATCCTGATGATGTTGTATCTGAAGAAATTGATAAAGGACAATTCATAATCGAACTTAAAGATGGAAGTGAAAAAGGAATTAAAATTCACGATTTAGAAGAAAAAGGATTAGGTCGTCGTAAAAATTGTCAAAGATGCGATATTAAAATCCCAAGAAAAGCAAATATTGCTTGTGGAAATTGGGGTGCTGAAGATGGGTGGACATTTATCGAGGTTAATGATGAAAAAGGTCATGAAATAATAAATGGTGCTAAAGGAGCTGGTTTAATTGAAACTAAATCACCTCAAGAAGCAGCTGTTGAAGCTAGATCTAAAGTTGAAAATATCATGATTAAACTTAGTAAAAAACAACAAAATACAGCATATCCTAGTGCAGTTGATGCGGATTATTGGAATAGATGTATTAAATGTTACGGATGTAGGGATGTCTGTCCGATATGTTACTGTTATAATAATTGTGAGATTGATAAGAAATACTTTAAGGAATCTGGTTCTATTCCTCCTCATCCAATCGAATTCCAAGGTATTAGATTATCACACATGGGTTTCAGTTGTGTAGATTGTGGCCAATGTGAAGATGTTTGTCCGGTAGACATTCCTGTATCATTAATTTTTGATAAAATGCAGAAAAAATATTGTGATAGGACTGGATATATAGCTGGAGTTTCTGATGATAAAAAACCTCCACTTTACAGTCCCGAAAAGGGTTTATTATAA
- a CDS encoding isopentenyl phosphate kinase, whose protein sequence is MIILKIGGSSLTIKDSKKSEVNTTGLLRIAREIKSSLDNSCKDLIIVHGAGSFGHPPAKRYKIGEKFDTCEYPQKRIGFCETQNSVKKLNMHVCDEFIKEGLPVVAIPASSFMTATNKRITDGKLEMFNKYLNKGFIPIIYGDVVLDNDLEICVISGDQLVQYLALNLNPNKVILATDVDGVYNKNPKTHDDAMFFEKFTSLKDLDTLEGTTNVDVTGGMIGKIKELLYLADLGIESKIINAEVEDNIFKALEDMEVKGTVISRGN, encoded by the coding sequence ATGATTATTTTAAAAATTGGAGGAAGTAGCTTAACTATTAAAGATTCAAAAAAAAGTGAAGTTAATACCACTGGTCTTTTAAGAATTGCTCGTGAGATTAAATCTTCACTAGACAATTCTTGTAAAGATTTAATAATAGTTCATGGTGCAGGATCATTTGGACACCCTCCAGCTAAAAGATATAAAATTGGGGAAAAATTTGACACTTGTGAGTATCCCCAAAAAAGAATAGGATTTTGTGAAACACAAAATTCTGTTAAAAAGTTAAATATGCATGTTTGTGATGAATTTATTAAAGAAGGATTACCTGTAGTAGCTATTCCTGCTTCAAGTTTCATGACAGCTACTAATAAAAGAATCACTGATGGTAAGTTAGAAATGTTTAACAAATATTTAAATAAAGGATTTATTCCCATAATTTATGGGGATGTTGTTTTAGATAATGATTTAGAAATATGTGTAATTTCAGGAGATCAATTAGTACAATATTTAGCTTTAAATCTTAATCCTAATAAAGTGATTTTAGCAACAGATGTAGATGGTGTTTATAATAAGAATCCTAAAACACATGATGATGCAATGTTTTTTGAAAAATTCACATCACTTAAAGATTTGGATACTTTAGAAGGAACTACTAATGTTGATGTAACTGGTGGGATGATTGGAAAAATTAAAGAACTTTTATATTTAGCAGATTTAGGAATCGAATCTAAAATAATAAATGCTGAAGTTGAAGATAATATTTTCAAAGCGTTAGAAGATATGGAAGTTAAAGGAACTGTAATTTCAAGGGGAAATTAA
- a CDS encoding molybdopterin-dependent oxidoreductase, with translation MLKIQHTVCPSCSVGCGIDIISKDGEVVGTFPYKRNVINEGKNCLNGRNSIECFESRILTPLVSKRSSDLSEALKIIADELKNSNPDEIGVICSGNNSNEEIIAIKEFANKMGYKIGFSSDNFPNYDGELARYDDVDNAKDIYLIGDVVYNSPLVGRRVFHALDNGASILAIGTEDKGVTALNFEFTLVDHISDYFNDADIANDSIIIINEIDSSDEFEIIKSIAEKTNSKLLPIFSKCNTKGALSELEANPISDVIESSSILLVFGEDEIEDLTKVKKIFTFSAHENDVTDASEVVIPIKFWIENGGSFTNAMGDVQNFVQILDAPEGILSGIEIVEKLQEKV, from the coding sequence ATGTTAAAAATTCAACATACAGTTTGTCCTTCTTGTAGCGTTGGTTGTGGAATCGACATAATTTCAAAAGATGGTGAAGTTGTTGGAACTTTTCCATATAAAAGGAATGTGATAAACGAAGGCAAAAATTGTTTAAACGGCAGAAATTCGATTGAGTGCTTTGAATCTAGAATATTAACTCCATTAGTTTCTAAAAGAAGTAGTGATCTTAGCGAAGCATTAAAGATAATTGCAGATGAATTAAAAAATAGTAATCCTGATGAAATTGGAGTAATTTGTTCTGGAAATAATTCTAATGAGGAAATTATAGCTATTAAAGAATTTGCTAATAAAATGGGTTATAAAATTGGCTTTTCTTCTGATAATTTCCCTAATTATGATGGTGAATTAGCTAGATATGATGATGTGGATAATGCCAAGGATATTTATCTTATTGGGGATGTTGTTTATAATAGTCCTCTTGTAGGTAGGCGGGTTTTTCATGCTTTAGATAATGGTGCAAGTATTCTTGCAATTGGAACTGAAGATAAAGGGGTTACTGCATTAAATTTTGAATTTACTCTTGTTGATCATATCTCTGATTATTTCAATGATGCAGACATAGCTAATGATTCAATTATTATTATAAATGAAATTGACTCCTCTGATGAATTTGAAATTATTAAAAGCATTGCAGAAAAAACTAATTCTAAACTTTTACCTATTTTCAGCAAATGTAATACTAAAGGTGCTTTAAGTGAACTTGAAGCTAATCCAATTAGTGATGTTATAGAATCTTCTAGTATTTTACTTGTTTTTGGTGAAGATGAAATTGAAGATTTAACTAAGGTTAAAAAGATATTTACATTTTCTGCACATGAAAATGATGTAACTGATGCTTCTGAAGTGGTTATTCCAATTAAATTTTGGATTGAAAATGGTGGTAGTTTTACAAACGCAATGGGTGATGTTCAAAACTTTGTACAAATCCTTGATGCACCCGAAGGTATTTTAAGTGGAATTGAAATCGTTGAAAAATTACAAGAAAAAGTGTAG